One stretch of Plodia interpunctella isolate USDA-ARS_2022_Savannah chromosome 10, ilPloInte3.2, whole genome shotgun sequence DNA includes these proteins:
- the LOC128673057 gene encoding mini-chromosome maintenance complex-binding protein gives MHDHNFDFEAVTPDMWIANENEWREKLLKLPNWYQIPLINCNASHNFSDNNLVRFRGMIQDMHNPEFYFEQFEVYNTATKEVKVKSGKFRDTANVMENEKINYTENYKGAQRQTIIAVSMPGLNDWAQEIEDKQNVLPHLEQQPNTSKRLSQSNIKLKRSFEDNEEDSEAMDVVENGTGVKEMKISDETVDPGKVVSREHLLNFPLPDVPSKSCIVKIYSDHDNLKLNEMIEVVGFLSVDPILSGEFSEKNPLGPELETEAETMTHHPPPSLVPRVHAVYVKKLEHCNPLVKEDMDQAAVLKEASVAREHLLKALTELLLGDQLAAEYLICHLIACVYLRQDTMSLGQFCLNLSNLPTDTCPHYGKQLYDIIRQFVTKSYYLPLTIENMNTMALLPKKDYECNRLTSGVLQLSKHTHLILDETKMQQGTLDATGVNNIAALGNMIQNQKVEYDFKYYKMDFESDIPVLILSEGKSLLPSDYHVPLRPEESSLKIFAAIVEAASYYLKEDIMNIIRTYLTSLKLVKYTISEDLKFVEDDFIEMRRTSDPQHPVSADELHRLLVLARLVSLSRGFDTLHKDCWDVARHMEKERAQRLNKNTV, from the exons atgcacGACCACAATTTCGACTTCGAAGCTGTGACTCCAGACATGTGGATCGCAAACGAAAATGAGTGGCGGGAAAAGCTACTAAAACTCCCAAATTGGTATCAG ATACCACTAATAAACTGCAATGCATCTCACAATTTTTCCGACAACAACCTGGTGCGGTTCCGCGGTATGATCCAAGATATGCACAACcctgaattttattttgaacaatttGAAGTTTATAATACAGCCACCAAAGAGGTCAAAGTGAAAAGTGGAAAGTTTCGGGATACTGCCAATGTAATG gaaaatgaaaaaataaactacacaGAAAATTACAAAGGTGCACAGCGTCAAACTATAATTGCAGTATCAATGCCGGGATTAAATGATTGGGCACAAGAAATTGAGGATAAACAGAATGTCTTACCACACTTGGAACAGCAACCAAACACATCTAAACGTCTCAGTcagtcaaatataaaattaaaaaggagTTTCGAAGACAATGAAGAGGACAGTGAAGCTATGGATGTCGTTGAGAATGGAACTGGTGtgaaagaaatgaaaatcaGTGATGAAACGGTGGATCCTGGTAAAGTGGTGTCCAGAGAGCATTTATTGAACTTCCCACTGCCAGATGTGCCAAGTAAATCTTGTATTGTTAAG ATCTACAGTGATCACGACAATTTGAAACTAAACGAAATGATCGAAGTTGTGGGCTTCCTGTCCGTAGACCCGATCCTCTCCGGAGAATTCTCAGAGAAGAACCCTCTTGGTCCAGAGTTAGAAACAGAGGCTGAGACTATGACACACCACCCGCCGCCTAGCCTCGTGCCCAGAGTGCACGCTGTCTATGTGAAAAAGTTGGAGCATTGCAATCCTTTAGTCAAAGAGGACATGGACCAAG ctGCAGTCCTAAAAGAAGCGAGTGTAGCTCGGGAGCATCTTCTGAAAGCCTTAACAGAACTACTGCTGGGAGATCAGTTAGCGGCCGAATATCTCATCTGCCATCTCATTGCATGTGT TTACCTCCGACAGGACACGATGTCCCTGGGCCAGTTCTGCCTCAACCTGTCCAACTTGCCCACAGACACGTGTCCGCACTACGGCAAACAGTTGTACGACATCATTCGACAGTTCGTCACCAAGAGTTACTACTTGCCGCTGACCATAGAGAATATGAATACCATGGCGTTGTTACCTAA AAAGGACTACGAGTGCAACCGTCTCACTAGCGGAGTCCTGCAGCTAAGCAAACACACACACTTAATACTCGATGAGACAAAAATGCAACAAGGGACGTTAGACGCTACGGGTGTTAACAATATAGCCGCTCTTGGAAACAtgattcaaaatcaaaaagtgGAATATGATTTTAAGTATTACAAAATGGATTTTGAATCTGACATACCTGTTTTGATACTATCTGAAGGGAAATCTTTGTTGCCT AGTGACTATCACGTCCCCCTGAGGCCCGAGGAATCCTCTCTGAAGATATTCGCCGCTATCGTGGAGGCGGCCTCTTACTACTTGAAGGAGGACATCATGAACATCATCAGAACTTACCTAACTAGTCTTAAGCTTGTCAAATATACTATAAGTGAAGATTTGAAg ttTGTAGAAGACGATTTTATAGAAATGCGTCGCACATCCGACCCCCAGCACCCAGTGAGCGCGGATGAACTACATCGCCTGTTGGTGCTGGCCAGACTCGTGAGCCTCTCGCGAGGGTTCGACACCTTGCACAAGGACTGCTGGGATGTGGCCCGCCACATGGAGAAGGAGAGGGCGCAGAGGCTGAATAAAAACACAGTGTGA
- the snf gene encoding U1 small nuclear ribonucleoprotein A, translating to MTLDIRPNHTIYINNLNEKIKKEELKKSLYAIFSQFGQILDIVALKTLKMRGQAFVIFKEISSATVALRSMQGFPFYDKPMRIQYSKSDSDVIAKIKGTFQERPKRPKMPKNLDDSRKKKKQDASRHVPGVGAPSLLNNVNVEQPPNQILFLTNLPDETSEMMLSMLFNQFPGFKEVRLVPNRHDIAFVEFANEMQSAAAKEALQGFKITPTHAMKITFAKK from the exons ATga CTTTGGATATTCGTCCTAAccacactatatatataaacaatctCAATGAGAAAATCAAAAAAGAAGAGCTGAAGAAATCTCTCTATGCGATTTTCTCACAGTTTGGGCAAATATTGGACATTGTTGCcctaaaaacattaaaaatgcgaGGACAagcatttgttatttttaaggaaATCTCTAGTGCTACGGTTGCTCTGAGAAGTATGCAAGGATTCCCCTTCTACGACAAACCAAtg AGGATTCAATACTCAAAAAGTGATAGTGATGTTATTGCTAAAATCAAGGGCACCTTCCAAGAGAGGCCAAAGCGTCCTAAAATGCCAAAGAACTTGGATGATAGcaggaagaagaagaagcaggATGCCAGCCGTCACGTTCCTGGAGTTGGAGCTCCAAGTTTACTCAACAATGTCAATGTGGAGCAACCACCAAACCAGATCCTCTTCCTAACAAATCTACCTGATGAGACCTCTGAAATGATGTTGTCTATGCTTTTCAACca atTCCCTGGCTTCAAGGAGGTTCGCCTAGTGCCAAACAGGCATGACATTGCTTTCGTCGAATTTGCAAATGAAATGCAATCAGCAGCAGCAAAAGAAGCCCTTCAAGGATTCAAGATCACACCAACACATGCTATGAAGATCACATTTGCtaagaaataa